Proteins from a genomic interval of Medicago truncatula cultivar Jemalong A17 chromosome 3, MtrunA17r5.0-ANR, whole genome shotgun sequence:
- the LOC11429830 gene encoding BEACH domain-containing protein B isoform X2: protein MKGAVVQLKTISGALSADESLSDFVLEKIKLLQQILIYVVSIFYVFIDLGSNIDKKDELFCSLVGFISRVDAAISSSNSSKVLSTEARLHWRQKAIVSVMEAGGLNWLVELLRLCRRFSLKELLMDDSLQYLSLKILSLALSANPRGQNHFKSIGGLEVLLDSLGFPSNYATTYRKFVLTNGFRDDQPLQKIFQLHILALEVLREAVFGNMNNLQFLCENGRIHKFANSFCSPAFVLQDLRQGEDFAGQQAVSVPGLDIHENKNNMKFDPAMASAGLTPDASFSHFWNDYVLMLSRSLCSFLIVPGASKSLNIQLSSGRLALPVSSSYCELSIKWVIRVLFTLFPCIKACSNQNDLPSYLRVFVTILQNTVLNAFKNLLSTSPMSLENFREEGIWDLIFSENFFYFESGLEEIGRQVFAYNEKSELLSASSSTVDKPEVNGVRSLQMEIMSFVEFAATSNGNTHNMTELSALLDALEHSACNPEIAGLLVRSLVRILQLSPEKTITSCKTLNAVSRVLQVACVQAQECKRSGSMDPSSVNSGLEVLESVPDQPNCNSPETVQNWFGCMKMCMEFFTKFFASAEDTKSFILHSFASIDCLFDLFWIEGLRDDVLRHILDLMKIIPISEEDKKAKLQLCSKYLEMFTQIKEREKFFVDLSVDMLAGMREMLLANQAYYQALFRDGECFLHVVSLLNSDLDEGKGERLVLNVLQTLTHLLANNDTSKAAFRALAGKGYQTLQSLLLDFCQWHSSESLLDALLDMLVDGKFDIKISPIIKNEDVIILYLIVLQKSSESLKHNGLEVFQQLLRDSISNRASCVRAGMLDFLLNWFCQEDNDSVIFQIAQLIQAIGGHSISGKDIRKIFALLRSEKVGMRRHYGSVLLTSLLSMLHEKGPTAFFDLNGIDSGIILKTPLQWPLNKGFSFSCWLRIENFPRNGTMGLFGFLTENGRGSLAVISKEKLTYESINLKRQRSDLHVNLVRRRWHFLCITHSIGRAFSGGSLLRCYLDGGLVSSERCRYAKISEPLTSCMVGAKLKMPNYEDSTLTFESIRDSCPFFGQIGPVYLFNDAISSEQVQSIYSLGPSYMYSFLDNETLPVSGDKMPSGILDAKDGLASRIIFGLNAQASVGRMLFNVSPIMSHAVDKNSFEATVIGGTQLCSRRMLQQIMYCVGGVSVLFPLITQWCNFENEVGESEKTPLMQSTRECMMGEVIELIASLLDENVANQQQMHIVSGFSVLGFLLQSVPPQQLNLETLSALKHLFNVVSNSGLAELLVEEAISSIFLNPLIWVCTVYKVQRELYMFLIQQFDNDPRLLKSLCRLPRVLDIIHQFYCDNVKSRLYIGNNLLQHPVSKKVIGERPSKEEMHKIRLLLLSLGEMSLRQNIAAGDMKALIAFFETSQDMTCIEDVLHMIIRAVSQKSLLASFLEQVNIINGSQVFVNLLQREYESIRLLSLQFLGRLLVGLPSEKKGSRFFNLPMGRSKSISENYRKIRMQPIFLAISDRLFSFPQTENLCATLFDVLLGGASPKQVLQRHSHLERVKSKGSSSHFLLPQMLLLIFRYLSGCEDTDARIKIIRDILDLLDSNASNIEAFMEYGWNAWLTSSLKLGVLTDKNVKLPNHGNSTMDELLVVRNLFSLVLCHYLHSVKGGWQQLEETVNFLVMHSEEGGNSYRFFLRDIYEDVIQNLVDLSASDNIFISQPCRDNTLYLLKLIDEMLISEIDKELPLLGSESDFHLDLEMECHKEYSSALKDVLIGEVDEQTSRKSQNLKQPVPCDDTIEEKWWNLYDNLWVVISKMNGKGPSSVLPKSSSFAGPSLGQRARGLVESLNIPAAEVAAVVVSGGMIGNALTPKPNKNVDKAMVLRGERCPRIIYHLVILYLCKSSLEKSSRCVQQFTSLLPCLLTADDEQSKIRLQLIIWVLLFVRSQYGMLDDGARFHLLSHLIRETVNIGKSMLATSLVSRDDTLDPNYNLKDAGSIQNLIQKDRVLAAISDEANYTQISKIDRAQQVQELHIRIDENTLAESSSKQALEDEIQNSLNSILSSDDSRRAEFQLTYEEEQQNVAEKWIHMFRSLIDERGPWSTKPFPNCIVTHWKLDKTEDTWRRRPKLRQNYHFDENLCNPPSATASGIASPVNESNPGFVGNIPEQMKQLLLKGIRKITDEGTFDSNETNTEISGPNTSIPPDHSDSHSSDLLKDNSDRKDVVHERRDTPSSPETEASKVLVSIPCVLVTPKRKLAGHLAVMKNVLHFFAQFLVEGTGGSSVFRNFDALNNSDLTKSVQKQRSMKWPASDMDLQKGITVGNVEVINGNGPVKLMRCVKRHRRWSLAKIKAVHWTRYLLRYTAIEIFFSDSISPVFLNFASQKDAKDIGNLIVATRNEYLFPKGSGRDKNGPINFVDRRVAQEMAETARESWRRRDITNFEYLMILNTLAGRSFNDLTQYPVFPWVLADYTSEVLDYNRSSTFRDLSKPVGALDTKRFEVFEDRYRNFCDPDIPSFYYGSHYSSMGIVLYYLLRLEPFTSLHRNLQGGKFDHADRLFQSIEGTFKNCLTNTSDVKELIPEFFYMPEFLLNSNSYHLGVRQDGEPIGDVFLPPWSKGSPEEFIRRNREALESEYVSSNLHHWIDLVFGYKQRGKPAVEAANIFYYLTYEGAVDLETTEDDLQRAAIEDQIANFGQTPIQMFRKKHPRRGPPIPIARPLYFAPDSISLTSIVSNTSQSSSAILYVGLMDSNVILVNEGLNLSVKTWVSTQLQSGGNFTFSGSQDYFFGVGSEMLSPRKIGIPVPEHVELGEQCFATMQAPSENFLISCGNWENSFQVISLSDGRMVQSIRQHKDVVSCIAVTSDGSILATGSYDTTVMVWEVFRGKTEKRIRNSQSELPRKNYVIIETPCHILCGHDDIITCLHVSHELDIIISGSKDGTCVFHTLREGRYVRSIRHPSGSPISKLVVSQHGQIVIYADDDLSLHLYSINGKHLATSESNGRLNTIQLSRCGEFLVGAGDQGQIVVRSINTLEVVKKYQGVGKVLTSLTVTPEECFLAGTKDGSLLVYSIENPQLRKTSHSKSTKSKT, encoded by the exons ATGAAAg GAGCTGTGGTCCAACTTAAAACCATAAGTGGTGCCCTTTCTGCTGATGAAAGTTTGTCTGACTTTGTTCTGGAGAAAATTAAGCTGCTCCAACAAATTCTGATATACGTCGTgtcaatattttatgttttcattgACTTGGGTTCAAATATAGACAAAAAGGATGAGCTGTTCTGCAGTCTTGTAGGCTTTATTTCACGTGTTGATGCTGCAATCAGCTCTTCAAATAGTTCAAAGGTTTTGTCTACTGAAGCAAGGTTACATTGGCGTCAGAAAGCAATTGTTTCTGTGATGGAGGCTGGTGGTCTAAATTGGTTAGTAG AACTATTGCGCCTTTGTAGAAGATTCAGCTTGAAAGAACTGTTGATGGATGATTCACTTCAGTACTTGAGCTTGAAAATCCTTTCTTTGGCTTTATCTGCAAATCCCCGGGGTCAGAATCATTTTAAAAGTATTGGAGGGTTGGAAGTGCTGTTGGATAGTCTTGGCTTTCCATCAAATTATGCAACAACTTACCGTAAATTTGTTTTGACTAATGGATTCAG GGATGATCAACCGTTGCAAAAAATATTTCAGCTTCATATTCTTGCTCTGGAAGTTTTAAGGGAAGCTGT CTTTGGGAATATGAACAACCTGCAATTTCTTTGTGAAAATGGTAGGATACATAAATTTGCAAATAGTTTTTGTTCGCCGGCTTTTGTTCTTCAAGATTTGAGACAGGGGGAGGATTTTGCTGGACAGCAAGCTGTCAGTGTGCCTGGTCTTGAtattcatgaaaataaaaataatatgaaatttgATCCAGCGATGGCTTCTGCTGGCCTTACACCCGACGcttctttttctcatttttggAATGATTATGTCCTTATGCTGAGCAGAAGTCTCTGTTCATTTCTTATAGTTCCTGGAGCTTCAAAATCTCTTAATATCCAATTATCTTCTGGTCGACTTGCATTGCCTGTTTCCTCATCATATTGTGAATTGTCAATCAAATGGGTCATAAGGGTTCTTTTTACATTGTTTCCCTGCATCAAAGCTTGCTCAAATCAGAATGATTTGCCAAGCTATTTAAG GGTCTTTGTCACCATTTTACAGAACACAGTTCTCAATGCATTTAAAAATCTTCTTTCTACTTCTCCCATGTCACTTGAAAATTTTCGTGAAGAGGGAATATGGGATCTTATCTTTTCAGAAAATTTCTTTTACTTCGAATCAGGTTTAGAAGAAATTGGTCGACAGGTATTTGCATACAACGAGAAGTCTGAATTATTGTCTGCTTCAAGTAGCACAGTCGACAAACCAGAAGTCAATGGGGTTAGAAGTCTGCAGATGGAAATAATGTCATTTGTGGAATTTGCTGCAACTTCTAATGGAAATACACACAACATG ACTGAATTGTCCGCTTTGCTGGATGCACTTGAACATTCTGCTTGTAATCCTGAAATTGCTGGTCTTCTTGTGAGGAGTTTAGTTCGTATTTTGCAGCTCTCCCCCGAGAAAACTATTACTTCCTGTAAAACCTTGAATGCAGTCTCTCGGGTTCTACAAGTTGCTTGTGTTCAAGCACAAGAGTGCAAAAGATCTGGAAGTATGGACCCCTCCAGTGTAAATAGCGGCTTGGAAGTTTTGGAATCAGTGCCTGATCAACCAAACTGCAATTCACCTGAGACCGTGCAAAATTGGTTTGGTTGCATGAAAATGTGCATGGAGTTCTTTACCAAGTTTTTTGCATCAGCTGAAGATACGAAGAGTTTTATATTGCATAGTTTTGCAAGCATTGATTgcttgtttgatttattttggataGAAGGTTTGAGAGATGATGTACTTAGGCACATACTTGATCTCATGAAG ATTATACCAATTTCGGAGGAAGATAAAAAAGCAAAGTTACAGTTATGCTCTAAGTATTTGGAAATGTTTACGCAAATAAAAGAAcgggagaaattttttgttgatcTGTCTGTTGACATGTTGGCTGGAATGAGAGAAATGCTTCTGGCTAATCAAGCA TACTACCAGGCTCTATTTCGTGATGGggaatgctttttgcatgttgtATCATTACTTAACAGTGATCTAGACGAGGGAAAGGGGGAGAGATTAGTTTTAAATGTACTCCAAACACTTACTCATCTGCTTGCAAATAATGATACCTCAAAG GCCGCGTTTAGAGCTCTAGCTGGAAAGGGGTACCAGACGCTGCAGAGCCTGCTGTTGGATTTTTGCCAGTGGCATTCAAGTGAAAGTCTTTTAGATGCTTTGCTTGATATGCTTGTTGATGGTAAATTTGATATCAAGATCAGTCCTATAATTAAG AATGAAGATGTGATCATATTATATCTGATTGTGTTGCAAAAG AGCAGTGAGTCGTTGAAGCATAATGGGCTGGAAGTGTTTCAGCAACTACTAAGAGATTCAATTTCTAATAGAGCTTCCTGTGTCAGAGCAGGGATGCTTGATTTTCTTCTGAATTGGTTTTGCCAAGAAGATAATGATAGTGTGATATTTCAGATTGCCCAGTTAATTCAAGCCATTGGTGGGCATAGTATATCAGGGAAGGACATCCGTAAAATTTTTGCTTTACTCCGAAGTGAGAAAGTTGGGATGAGGAGGCACTACGGCTCTGTTCTGTTAACAAGTCTCTTGTCAATGCTACACGAGAAAGGACCAACTGCCTTTTTTGATCTCAATGGGATTGATTCT GGTATTATTCTGAAAACACCTTTGCAGTGGCCTCTCAATAAGGGCTTTTCGTTTTCCTGTTGGCTCAGGATTGAGAACTTCCCTAGAAATGGAACAATGGGTCTTTTCGGTTTTCTTACAGAAAATGGAAGGGGGTCCTTGGCTGTGATCTCAAAGGAGAAGCTCACATATGAG TCAATCAACCTGAAGAGACAGCGTTCAGACCTGCACGTTAATTTAGTCAGGAGGAGATGGCATTTTCTTTGCATAACTCATAGCATTGGAAGAGCATTTTCTGGGGGTAGCCTGTTAAGATGTTACTTGGATGGTGGTCTTGTCTCATCAGAAAGATGCAG GTATGCAAAAATCAGTGAACCGTTAACTAGTTGCATGGTTGGTGCTAAACTTAAGATGCCTAACTATGAAGACAGTACACTCACGTTTGAATCGATCCGTGACTCATGCCCATTTTTTGGCCAAATTGGTCCTGTTTATTTATTCAATGATGCCATTTCTTCTGAACAAGTACAGAGTATCTATTCTTTAGGTCCAAGTTACATGTACTCTTTCCTTGATAACGAAACTTTACCAGTTTCTGGTGATAAAATGCCTAGTGGGATTCTTGATGCCAAAGATGGTCTTGCATCAAGAATTATCTTTGGACTCAATGCTCAG gCAAGTGTTGGCAGAATGTTGTTTAATGTTTCACCGATAATGAGTCATGCAGTAGATAAGAATTCTTTTGAAGCAACTGTAATTGGTGGGACTCAATTATGCTCTAGACGCATGCTGCAGCAAATAATGTATTGCGTTGGCGGTGTATCTGTGCTTTTTCCTCTTATCACCCAGTGGtgcaattttgaaaatgaagttgGGGAATCTGAAAAGACACCACTAATGCAGTCAACGAGGGAGTGCATGATGGGTGAAGTTATTGAGCTTATTGCTTCTCTATTAGATGAAAATGTAGCAAATCAACAGCAGATGCACATTGTGTCTGGATTTTCAGTCCTGGGATTCTTGTTACAATCAGTTCCTCCACAACAACTGAATCTAGAAACTCTTTCTGCTTTGAAGCATCTTTTTAATGTCGTCTCTAATTCTG GACTGGCAGAGTTGCTTGTGGAGGAGGCTATATCTAGCATATTTCTTAATCCTCTTATCTGGGTCTGTACTGTTTACAAGGTGCAACGTGAACTATACATGTTTCTGATCCAGCAATTTGACAATGATCCTAGATTACTGAAAAGTTTATGCCGGCTTCCACGTGTTCTTGATATAATTCACCAATTCTATTGTGATAATGTAAAGTCTCGATTATATATTGGAAATAACCTTCTTCAACATCCTGTGAGCAAAAAAGTTATCGGGGAAAGGCCTAGTAAAGAAGAAATGCACAAGATCCGTCTTCTTTTGTTGAGTCTTGGTGAAATGAGCCTCAG GCAGAATATTGCTGCTGGAGACATGAAAGCTCTCATAGCGTTTTTTGAGACAAGTCAGGATATGACCTGTATTGAAGATGTCTTGCACATGATTATTCGCGCTGTTTCTCAGAAATCTCTACTTGCTTCTTTCCTTGAACAAGTTAATATCATCAATGGTAGTCAGGTTTTTGTCAACCTTCTCCAGAG GGAGTATGAGTCTATCCGATTGCTGAGTTTACAGTTCCTTGGAAGGCTTTTGGTTGGCCTACCGTCTGAAAAGAAGGGGTCAAGATTCTTCAATCTCCCAATGGGAAGATCCAAATCTATTTCAGAAAACTATAGGAAAATCAGAATGCAACCAATTTTCCTAGCTATATCTGATAGACTTTTCAGCTTTCCGCAGACAGAAAATCTCTGTGCTACTTTATTTGATGTTCTTCTTGGAGGTGCTAGCCCCAAACAG GTTTTACAAAGACACAGCCACCTTGAGAGGGTGAAAAGCAAGGGAAGTAGCTCTCATTTTTTACTTCCTCAGATGTTGCTTCTGATTTTTAGATATTTGTCGGGTTGTGAGGATACAGAtgcaagaataaaaataatcagagatATACTTGACCTTCTTGATTCAAATGCTTCAAACATCGAAGCTTTTATG GAATATGGGTGGAATGCCTGGCTAACATCTTCTCTAAAGCTTGGTGTGTTAACGGACAAAAATGTCAAGTTGCCTAATCATGGTAACAGTACAATGGATGAGCTGCTTGTGGTGAGAAATTTGTTTTCTCTAGTTCTGTGTCACTATCTGCATTCTGTAAAAGGCGGCTGGCAGCAGTTGGAAGAAACAGTCAATTTCCTGGTCATGCACTCTGAGGAG GGCGGCAATTCATATCGGTTCTTTCTCCGTGATATCTATGAAGATGTGATTCAGAATTTGGTCGATTTGTCAGCTTCGGataatattttcatttcacAACCCTGTCGAGACAATACACTGTACCTTTTGAAATTAATAGATGAGATGCTGATCTCCGAAATTGATAAAGAACTCCCG CTCCTTGGAAGTGAATCTGATTTTCACCTTGATTTGGAAATGGAATGTCATAAAGAGTACAGTTCTGCCTTAAAAGATGTGTTGATAGGAGAAGTTGACGAGCAAACGTCTAG AAAATCACAAAATTTGAAGCAGCCAGTACCATGTGACGATACAATTGAAGAGAAATGGTGGAATCTCTATGACAATTTGTGGGTTGTTATTAGCAAGATGAATGGCAAGGGACCCAGCAGCGTGTTACCCAAATCATCCTCATTTGCAGGACCATCTCTTGGTCAAAGGGCTCGTGGTTTAGTTGAGTCGTTAAACATTCCTGCTGCCGAAGTGGCTGCAGTTGTTGTATCAGGAGGGATGATAGGCAATGCTTTGACCCCAAAGCCTAATAAAAATGTTGATAAAGCAATGGTTTTACGAGGAGAGAGATGCCCTAGAATTATTTATCACCTTGTTATTCTTTATCTGTGTAAATCTTCCCTAGAAAAGTCATCGCGATGTGTCCAACAGTTCACCTCACTCTTACCTTGTCTTTTAACTGCTGATGATGAGCAAAGCAAGATTAGGCTGCAACTTATCATCTG GGTACTGCTTTTTGTTAGGTCACAGTATGGAATGTTGGATGATGGAGCTCGTTTTCATCTTTTATCACATTTGATCCGCGAGACTGTCAATATTGGAAAATCAATGCTTGCTACTAGCCTTGTGAGCCGTGATGACACCTTGGATCCTAATTACAATTTGAAAGATGCAGGAtccattcaaaatttaattcaaaaggATCGAGTTCTGGCAGCA ATCAGCGATGAAGCTAATTATACACAGATATCAAAAATTGACCGCGCCCAGCAGGTACAGGAACTTCATATTAGAATAGATGAAAACACCTTGGCAGAATCTTCTAGTAAGCAAGCTCTTGAAGATGAGATCCAGAATAGCTTGAACTCCATTCTTTCTTCAGATGATAGCAGAAGAGCTGAATTCCAGCTTACCTATGAGGAGGAGCAGCAAAACGTTGCT GAAAAATGGATACACATGTTTCGATCATTAATTGATGAGAGAGGTCCATGGTCTACTAAACCTTTTCCAAATTGTATCGTAACACACTGGAAACTTGACAAGACAGAAGACACATGGCGTAGGAGGCCAAAACTAAGGCAAAATTATCATTTTGATGAAAATCTCTGTAATCCTCCTTCGGCCACTGCTAGCGGAATTGCTAGTCCTGTTAATGAAAGTAATCCCGGATTTGTGGGTAATATACCAGAACAAATGAAGCAGCTCTTGCTGAAAGGGATAAGAAAAATAACTGATGAGGGAACCTTTGACTCCAATGAAACGAATACTGAAATAAGTGGACCTAATACATCAATTCCCCCAGACCATTCAGACTCCCATTCTTCTGACTTACTAAAGGATAACAGTGACAGAAAGGATGTTGTGCATGAACGAAGAGACACTCCCTCTTCACCTGAGACAGAAGCCAGCAAG GTGCTTGTGTCAATTCCATGTGTTCTCGTGACTCCAAAGAGAAAATTAGCTGGTCATTTGGCAGtcatgaaaaatgttttgcaTTTCTTTGCCCAATTTTTAGTAGAAGGTACCGGTGGATCTTCTGTTTTTAGAAACTTTGATGCCTTGAATAATTCTGATCTGACCAAGTCCGTTCAGAAGCAAAGATCAATGAAGTGGCCTGCTTCTGATATGGATCTTCAGAAGGGAATTACAGTCGGTAATGTAGAGGTAATAAATGGAAATGGGCCTGTTAAACTTATGAGGTGTGTTAAACGCCATCGAAGGTGGAGCTTGGCTAAG ATAAAAGCTGTTCATTGGACCCGATATTTGCTCAGATATACTGCAATAGAGATTTTCTTCAGTGATTCAATTTCCCCAGTATTTCTGAACTTCGCCTCACAGAAAGATGCAAAAGATATAGGAAACTTGATAGTTGCTACCagaaatgaatatttatttCCCAAAGGAAGTGGAAGAGACAAGAATGGACCTATAAATTTTGTTGATCGACGAGTGGCACAGGAAATGGCAGAAACGGCCAGAGAAAGCTGGAGGAGAagggatataacaaactttgaataTTTGATGATTCTCAACACACTTGCTGGAAGATCATTTAATGATTTGACCCAATATCCTGTATTTCCCTGGGTCTTGGCTGATTACACGTCAGAGGTTCTTGATTATAATAGGTCATCTACATTTCGAGATCTGTCAAAGCCTGTTGGAGCGCTTGATACCAAAAGGTTTGAG GTGTTTGAAGATAGATACCGTAACTTCTGTGACCCTGATATACCCAG CTTCTACTATGGATCTCATTACTCAAGTATGGGCATTGTGCTTTATTACCTTCTTAGATTGGAGCCCTTTACCTCTCTTCACCGTAATCTGCAG GGCGGTAAATTTGATCACGCTGACAGACTGTTTCAAAGCATCGAGGGCACATTCAAAAATTGCCTTACAAATACCAGTGATGTGAAGGAGTTAATACCCGAGTTCTTTTACATGCCTGAGTTTCTCTTGAATTCAAACTCTTATCATCTAGGAGTTAGACAGGATGGTGAACCTATTGGGGATGTTTTCCTCCCTCCATGGTCGAAG GGTTCCCCTGAAGAATTCATTAGAAGAAACCGGGAGGCCCTTGAAAGTGAATATGTCAGTTCaaatcttcatcactggatAGATTTGGTATTTGGATACAAGCAACGTGGTAAACCTGCTGTAGAG GCAGCGAACATATTCTACTACTTAACTTACGAAGGAGCTGTTGATCTGGAAACAACGGAAGATGATTTGCAAAGAGCTGCTATAGAAGACCAAATAGCCAACTTTGGTCAGACCCCAATTCAGATGTTTCGCAAGAAACACCCAAGAAGAGGGCCACCTATTCCAATTGCACGTCCTCTGTACTTTGCTCCTGATTCAATTAGTTTGACTTCCATTGTTTCTAATACAAGTCAATCTTCATCAGCTATACTGTATGTTGGTCTAATGGACTCAAATGTTATCCTTGTGAATGAGGGTCTCAACTTGTCTGTTAAGACGTGGGTATCAACTCAACTGCAATCTGGTGGAAACTTTACATTTTCTGGTTCACAG GACTATTTCTTTGGAGTTGGTTCTGAAATGCTTTCACCACGTAAAATTGGTATTCCTGTGCCTGAACATGTTGAACTTGGAGAACAATGCTTTGCAACAATGCAGGCGCCCTCAGAGAATTTCTTAATATCATGTGGCAATTGGGAAAATAGTTTCCAGGTCATATCATTAAGCGATGGCAGAATGGTGCAAAGTATTCGACAGCATAAGGATGTGGTGAGCTGTATTGCAG TTACATCTGATGGGAGTATCCTTGCAACTGGAAGTTATGATACCACGGTAATGGTTTGGGAAGTTTTTCGTGGTAAAACAGAAAAGAGAATTCGGAACAGTCAGTCTGAGTTACCTCGTAAGAACTATGTCATAATTGAAACTCCATGTCATATCCTCTGTGGGCACGATGATATAATAACTTGCTTACATGTTAGTCATGAGCTTGATATCATAATTAGTGGATCAAAAGATGGTACATGTGTATTCCATACCTTGCGAGAAGGTAGATATGTCAGATCCATACGGCATCCATCAGGCAGTCCTATATCAAAGCTTGTTGTCTCTCAGCATGGTCAGATTGTGATTTATGCTGATGATGATCTTAGTTTGCACCTGTATTCAATAAATGGAAAACACCTTGCTACCTCCGAATCCAATGGACGTCTCAATACTATTCAATTGAGCAGATGTGGTGAGTTTTTGGTAGGTGCAGGTGACCAGGGCCAGATCGTTGTTCGCTCTATAAACACACTAGAAGTTGTTAAGAAATATCAGGGGGTTGGAAAGGTTTTAACGTCTTTGACAGTAACCCCAGAAGAATGCTTCTTAGCAGGCACAAAAGATGGAAGCCTCCTTGTGTATTCGATAGAAAATCCTCAGCTACGGAAAACGAGCCACAGCAAAAGTACGAAATCAAAAACTTAA